One Polaribacter sp. SA4-12 genomic window carries:
- a CDS encoding sulfurtransferase gives MSLKITKPIVSVDWLHSNLENEQLIILDCTIPKATAKSKASISDDKKQIIGAVFFDIKKTFSDVNAPFPNTILSPEAFEEKVQDFGINKDSIIVCYDDLGIYSSPRVWWMFQLMGFKNIAILDGGFPKWEENKYPVEKQQKNVFLKGNFKVDYQPEKIKFTNDVLSAIDNEAILIADARSKGRFYATLPEPRSDVKGGHIPNSVSLPFSEVLENGMLKSEDDLKAIFSEMNPKNKELIFSCGTGITASVLALSAEITGIKEYAVYDGSWTEWGSTKNLPIEK, from the coding sequence ATGTCTTTAAAAATAACCAAACCGATAGTTTCAGTAGATTGGTTGCATTCTAATTTAGAAAATGAACAACTAATTATTTTAGATTGTACAATTCCTAAAGCGACAGCAAAATCTAAAGCATCAATTTCTGATGATAAAAAACAAATTATAGGTGCTGTTTTTTTTGATATTAAAAAGACATTTTCTGATGTAAATGCTCCATTTCCGAATACAATTTTATCACCAGAAGCATTTGAAGAGAAAGTTCAAGATTTTGGGATAAATAAAGATAGTATTATTGTTTGTTATGATGATTTAGGAATATATTCTTCACCAAGAGTTTGGTGGATGTTTCAACTAATGGGCTTTAAGAATATTGCTATTTTAGATGGAGGTTTCCCTAAATGGGAAGAAAATAAATATCCTGTTGAAAAACAGCAGAAAAATGTATTTTTAAAAGGGAATTTTAAAGTTGATTATCAACCAGAAAAAATAAAATTTACGAATGATGTGCTTTCTGCGATAGATAATGAAGCTATTTTAATTGCTGATGCACGTTCTAAAGGACGTTTTTATGCAACATTACCAGAACCAAGAAGTGATGTAAAAGGAGGTCATATTCCTAATTCTGTGAGTTTGCCTTTTTCTGAAGTTCTAGAAAATGGAATGTTAAAATCGGAAGATGATTTAAAAGCGATCTTTAGTGAAATGAACCCTAAAAATAAAGAACTTATTTTTTCTTGTGGAACAGGAATTACAGCTTCGGTATTAGCTTTAAGTGCAGAAATTACAGGAATAAAAGAATATGCTGTTTATGATGGATCTTGGACAGAGTGGGGAAGTACAAAGAATTTACCAATAGAAAAATAA
- a CDS encoding cation-translocating P-type ATPase, whose amino-acid sequence MSTNNFNILGLTNEQVTLARNKFGQNTLDYKKENGFLNTLKHIVKEPMTILLLVAASIYFISGEIADGFFLVAAILFITSISLYQDSRSKNVLEKLKDFSQPNCKVIRNGKIEEIKSHDLVIGDNLMVEEGTFISADGRIIHSNDFSVNQSILTGESFAVFKDKTQEDNFIYSGTTVASGLAIAIITAIGKQTKLGKIGTSLESIIDEKTPLEIQITNFVKKMAIIGTIAFVLVWAINFWGSQSLLNSLLQSLTLAMSIFPEEIPVAFTTFMALGAWRLMKMGIVVKQMKTVETLGSATVICTDKTGTITENKMSLAKLFLLSSNKIFQPNEQLTDDEKQLINLAMWASEPIPFDPMEIALHQAYKNIAKNDERPNYKFIHEYPLSGKPPMMTHIFEDDKGNRIIAAKGAPEALINVSNLTEIEKQKIYDAIQLIANDGYRVLGIGVSNFTENIYPSKQQDLLFQFKGIVAFYDPPKKNIQKVLEDFYTAGIAVKIITGDNAVTTEAIAKQIGFRGYEKNITGDELMKLKDDELKTCVMNTTIFTRMFPEAKLKIINALKSSNQIVAMTGDGVNDGPALKAAHIGIAMGEKGTEIAKQAASLILLEDDLSKMVDAIAMGRKIYTNLKKAIQYIISIHIPIILTVFIPLALGWIYPNIFSPIHIIFLEIIMGPTCSIIYENEPMEKNTMSQKPKALTTTFFNWKELSISIVQGLMITLGTLFIYQYSVISGYDEELTRTMTFTVLIAANIFLTLINRSFYYSILTTLKYKNNMVLFIIFITIAIVGLILYVKPLTTFFEFKTLNLSQLLSCIAIGFISVIWFEIVKLIKRTKNQSSTTNYL is encoded by the coding sequence ATGTCTACAAATAACTTCAACATATTAGGCTTAACAAACGAGCAAGTAACTCTTGCAAGGAATAAATTTGGACAAAACACATTAGACTATAAAAAAGAAAACGGTTTCTTAAATACCTTGAAACATATTGTTAAAGAACCAATGACAATTTTATTATTGGTTGCAGCTTCTATCTATTTTATTAGTGGCGAAATAGCTGACGGTTTTTTCTTAGTAGCTGCTATTTTATTCATTACTTCAATTTCATTATACCAAGATTCTAGAAGTAAGAACGTACTAGAAAAACTAAAAGATTTTTCTCAACCCAATTGCAAAGTTATTCGCAATGGTAAAATAGAAGAAATAAAAAGCCATGATTTAGTAATTGGTGATAATTTAATGGTGGAAGAAGGAACATTTATTTCAGCAGATGGACGTATTATTCATTCCAACGACTTTTCGGTAAACCAATCTATACTAACAGGCGAGTCGTTCGCTGTTTTTAAAGATAAAACACAAGAAGATAATTTTATTTATAGTGGTACTACTGTTGCAAGTGGTTTGGCCATTGCAATAATTACTGCTATAGGTAAGCAAACCAAATTAGGAAAAATTGGAACGAGTCTAGAAAGTATCATTGATGAAAAAACACCATTAGAAATACAAATTACAAATTTTGTAAAGAAGATGGCTATCATAGGTACTATAGCTTTTGTCTTAGTTTGGGCAATTAATTTTTGGGGTTCTCAAAGTTTATTGAATAGCTTATTGCAGTCCCTTACTTTAGCAATGAGTATTTTTCCTGAAGAAATCCCTGTTGCTTTTACAACCTTTATGGCTTTAGGTGCATGGCGTTTAATGAAAATGGGAATTGTAGTTAAGCAAATGAAAACTGTTGAAACATTAGGTAGTGCAACTGTTATTTGTACTGATAAAACAGGAACAATTACTGAAAACAAGATGAGTCTAGCAAAACTATTTTTGCTATCATCAAATAAAATATTTCAACCCAACGAACAATTAACAGATGACGAAAAACAACTTATAAATCTGGCAATGTGGGCAAGTGAACCTATTCCTTTTGACCCAATGGAAATAGCATTACACCAAGCTTATAAAAATATTGCAAAAAATGATGAACGACCAAATTACAAATTCATTCATGAATACCCATTAAGTGGCAAACCACCTATGATGACACATATATTTGAAGACGATAAAGGCAACAGAATTATAGCTGCAAAAGGTGCTCCTGAAGCTTTGATAAATGTTTCAAACCTCACAGAAATAGAGAAACAAAAAATATATGACGCCATTCAACTTATAGCAAATGATGGTTATAGAGTATTAGGTATAGGTGTCTCAAATTTTACAGAAAATATTTACCCTTCAAAACAACAAGATTTGCTATTTCAATTTAAAGGTATTGTTGCCTTTTATGATCCACCAAAAAAGAACATTCAAAAAGTTTTAGAAGATTTTTATACTGCAGGTATTGCTGTAAAAATTATAACAGGTGACAATGCAGTAACAACTGAAGCAATTGCAAAACAAATTGGATTTAGAGGTTATGAAAAAAATATTACTGGTGACGAATTAATGAAGTTAAAAGATGATGAATTAAAAACCTGCGTAATGAACACTACAATTTTTACTCGTATGTTTCCAGAAGCAAAATTAAAAATTATCAATGCTTTAAAATCTTCGAATCAAATAGTTGCAATGACTGGAGATGGTGTTAATGATGGACCAGCCTTAAAAGCAGCACATATTGGTATTGCAATGGGTGAAAAAGGTACTGAAATTGCAAAACAAGCTGCATCATTAATTTTATTAGAAGATGATTTATCAAAAATGGTTGATGCAATAGCAATGGGCAGAAAAATATATACGAATCTAAAAAAGGCAATACAATACATTATTTCTATACACATTCCTATAATACTAACTGTATTTATTCCTTTAGCTTTAGGATGGATTTACCCTAATATTTTTTCTCCAATTCACATTATATTTTTAGAAATAATTATGGGACCTACTTGTTCTATTATTTATGAAAATGAACCAATGGAAAAAAATACAATGTCGCAGAAACCTAAAGCATTAACAACTACTTTTTTTAATTGGAAAGAATTATCCATAAGTATTGTACAGGGATTAATGATAACATTAGGAACATTGTTTATTTACCAGTATTCGGTGATTAGTGGTTATGATGAAGAGCTGACAAGAACAATGACTTTTACTGTTTTGATAGCCGCAAATATTTTTCTTACTTTAATAAACCGCTCTTTTTATTATTCAATTTTAACGACTTTAAAGTATAAGAATAATATGGTTCTGTTTATCATTTTTATTACTATTGCTATTGTAGGTCTTATTCTTTATGTAAAACCATTAACAACTTTTTTTGAATTTAAAACATTGAATTTATCACAATTATTAAGCTGTATTGCAATTGGTTTTATTTCAGTAATTTGGTTTGAAATTGTAAAACTAATTAAGAGAACAAAGAATCAAAGTTCAACAACTAATTATTTATAA
- the fahA gene encoding fumarylacetoacetase has translation MIITANNPNRKSWLKVDKDSDFPIQNIPFGVFITRDDIITIGSRIGNFAIDLGAFHQLGYFKGIPLTDDIFLQDNLNDFIADGRKTWRLVRNRIAEVFDVTNGNLRDNANHKDKIIFRMDEVEMLLPVAVGDYTDFYASKEHATNVGSLFRDPENALLPNWLHVPIGYHGRSSSIIPSGTPIRRPYGQTKPSEGSNTPGFGPTKLLDFELEMAFITTDANVLGDRIPIEETEEYIFGLVQFNDWSARDIQAWEYVPLGPFLGKNFASTISSWIVTLDALEPFRVDNPKQVHEPLPYLKQEGKGSYDIHLQVGLQPENGEETILANSNFKYMYWTMAQQLAHHTVNGCPVEAGDLMGSGTISGPTKDSYGSLLELTWRGQNPIKLKDGTERKFINDNDTVIMRAYCKNDEVRIGFGECVGKILPAK, from the coding sequence ATGATCATAACAGCAAATAATCCTAATAGAAAATCTTGGTTAAAAGTAGATAAAGACTCAGACTTCCCAATACAGAACATTCCTTTTGGTGTTTTTATTACAAGAGATGACATTATTACCATTGGAAGTAGAATTGGAAATTTCGCCATAGATTTAGGTGCTTTTCATCAATTAGGCTATTTTAAAGGAATACCACTTACTGACGATATTTTTCTACAAGATAATTTAAATGATTTTATTGCTGATGGTCGTAAAACATGGCGTTTAGTTAGAAATAGAATTGCAGAAGTTTTTGATGTTACCAATGGTAATTTAAGAGATAATGCAAATCATAAAGACAAAATTATCTTTAGAATGGATGAAGTAGAAATGTTGTTACCTGTTGCTGTGGGTGATTATACAGATTTCTACGCGAGTAAAGAACACGCAACAAATGTTGGTTCTTTATTTAGAGATCCAGAAAATGCTTTGTTACCAAATTGGTTGCATGTACCAATTGGTTATCATGGTAGAAGTTCTTCTATCATTCCTTCTGGAACACCAATTAGAAGACCTTATGGACAAACAAAACCTTCAGAAGGAAGCAATACTCCAGGATTTGGACCAACAAAATTATTAGATTTCGAACTTGAAATGGCTTTTATAACAACAGATGCTAACGTTTTAGGTGATAGAATTCCGATTGAAGAAACTGAAGAATATATTTTTGGTTTGGTACAATTTAATGATTGGTCTGCTAGAGACATTCAAGCTTGGGAATATGTGCCTTTAGGTCCGTTTTTAGGAAAAAACTTTGCCTCAACTATTTCTTCTTGGATTGTTACTTTAGACGCTTTAGAGCCTTTTAGAGTAGACAACCCGAAACAAGTTCATGAACCTTTACCTTATCTAAAACAAGAAGGAAAAGGAAGCTACGATATTCATTTACAAGTAGGTCTTCAACCAGAAAACGGAGAAGAAACAATACTTGCCAACTCTAATTTTAAATATATGTATTGGACAATGGCGCAACAATTAGCACATCATACTGTAAATGGTTGCCCTGTTGAAGCTGGAGATTTAATGGGATCTGGAACAATTTCTGGCCCAACAAAGGATAGTTATGGTTCTCTTTTAGAATTAACTTGGCGAGGACAAAATCCTATCAAATTAAAAGATGGTACAGAACGTAAATTTATAAATGATAACGATACTGTAATTATGCGTGCATATTGTAAAAATGATGAAGTACGTATTGGTTTTGGTGAATGTGTGGGTAAAATATTACCAGCAAAATAA